In Xiphophorus couchianus chromosome 24, X_couchianus-1.0, whole genome shotgun sequence, a single genomic region encodes these proteins:
- the cyp27a2 gene encoding sterol 26-hydroxylase, mitochondrial isoform X3, producing the protein MDGCRAAAAGALRLAALSTRTQGPLRLGAGTRTGTSVWAQRSLSEPAAAEPRRRLKSAAELPGPSWFTTLYWLFIRGYGARGHLLQCLQKRRYGPIWRSRFGPFQLVNVASPRLIAQVIQQEGRYPVRVELPHWKEYRDLRGQAYGLHVDSGPEWHRIRSVLNPKMLRPREVSAFAPVVQTVVDDLLARLELLRRRSPDGATVPDLAAELYKFGFEGISAVLFETRLGCLQEEIPADTLRFIAAVNDMLTLSDQVVLLPRWSRGLLPFWGRFVQAWDDLYGVAQKLVDRRMAELAAQPGGGGGGGEGMFLTYLLSSDRLSRGEVYISVTELMLGGVDTTSNTLSWALYHLARDRPAQNRLQAEVDAVCPDRQPPGAPHLARMPYLRAVVKETLRLYPVVHGNGRLVSENEVVVDGFWFPKKTQFHLCHYAASHDEVEFTAPEEFLPQRWLQQESPSSHSGRATPGFYHHHPYSFIPFGVGVRGCVGKRLAEMEMHLALSRVMQHYDVHPEVDSPLVEPKTRTLLIPSRPINLRFLPRA; encoded by the exons ATGGACGGCTGCCGGGCGGCTGCAGCCGGGGCTCTCCGCCTCGCAGCGCTCTCCACCCGGACCCAGGGACCGCTGCGGCTCGGagccggaaccagaaccggaacctcGGTCTGGGCTCAGAGGAGCCTGAGCGAACCGGCGGCCGCAGAGCCGCGGAGGAGGCTGAAGAGCGCCGCGGAGCTTCCGGGACCCAGTTGGTTCACCACCTTGTACTGGCTGTTCATCAGGGGCTACGGAGCTAGAGGACACCTgctgcag TGCCTCCAGAAGCGGCGGTACGGCCCCATATGGCGGTCCCGGTTCGGTCCGTTCCAGCTGGTGAACGTGGCGAGTCCGCGGCTCATCGCCCAGGTGATCCAGCAGGAGGGCCGGTACCCGGTCCGGGTCGAGCTGCCGCACTGGAAGGAGTACCGGGACCTGAGGGGGCAGGCGTACGGCCTGCATGTGGA CTCTGGGCCGGAGTGGCACCGGATCCGCAGCGTCCTGAACCCCAAGATGCTGCGACCCAGAGAGGTGTCGGCCTTCGCCCCCGTGGTCCAGACCGTGGTGGACGACCTGCTGGCCCGGCTGGAGCTGCTGCGCCGCCGCAGCCCCGACGGCGCCACCGTGCCCGACCTGGCCGCCGAGCTCTACAAGTTTGGCTTTGAAG GTATTTCTGCCGTCCTGTTCGAGACGCGCCTCGGCTGCCTGCAGGAGGAAATCCCTGCCGACACGCTGCGCTTCATCGCCGCCGTCAACGACATGCTGACGCTGTCCGACCAGGTGGTGCTGCTGCCGCGCTGGAGCCGCGGGCTCCTCCCCTTCTGGGGACGCTTCGTCCAGGCCTGGGACGACCTCTACGGCGTAG CTCAGAAGCTGGTGGACAGGCGGATGGCGGAGCTGGCGGCGCAGcctggcggcggcggcggcggcggtgaGGGGATGTTCCTGACGTACCTGCTGTCGTCTGATAGGCTGAGCAGAGGCGAGGTTTACATCAGCGTGACGGAGCTGATGCTGGGCGGCGTGGACACG ACGTCCAACACTCTGTCCTGGGCTCTGTACCACCTGGCCCGGGACCGACCCGCCCAGAACCGGCTGCAGGCCGAGGTCGACGCCGTCTGCCCCGACCGCCAGCCGCCCGGCGCGCCACACCTGGCCAGGATGCCCTACCTGAGGGCCGTCGTCAAGGAGACGCTGCG ccTGTATCCGGTGGTGCATGGAAACGGACGGCTGGTGTCAGAGAACGAGGTGGTGGTGGACGGGTTCTGGTTCCCTAAGAAG ACTCAGTTCCATCTGTGTCACTACGCTGCATCCCACGATGAGGTGGAGTTCACGGCGCCGGAGGAGTTCCTGCCGCAGCGCTGGCTGCAGCAGGAATCTCCCAGCAGCCACAGCGGCAGAGCCACGCCCGGTTTCTACCACCACCATCCTTACAGCTTCATCCCGTTTGGCGTCGGCGTGAGAGGCTGTGTGGGCAAGAGGCTGGCAGAGATGGAGATGCACCTGGCTCTGTCCAGG GTGATGCAGCACTATGACGTTCATCCTGAAGTGGACTCTCCTCTCGTTGAGCCTAAAACCAGAACTCTCCTGATCCCATCCAGACCCATCAACCTGCGCTTCCTCCCCCGAGCCTGA
- the cyp27a2 gene encoding sterol 26-hydroxylase, mitochondrial isoform X4, giving the protein MDGCRAAAAGALRLAALSTRTQGPLRLGAGTRTGTSVWAQRSLSEPAAAEPRRRLKSAAELPGPSWFTTLYWLFIRGYGARGHLLQCLQKRRYGPIWRSRFGPFQLVNVASPRLIAQVIQQEGRYPVRVELPHWKEYRDLRGQAYGLHVDSGPEWHRIRSVLNPKMLRPREVSAFAPVVQTVVDDLLARLELLRRRSPDGATVPDLAAELYKFGFEGISAVLFETRLGCLQEEIPADTLRFIAAVNDMLTLSDQVVLLPRWSRGLLPFWGRFVQAWDDLYGVGLCPAAQKLVDRRMAELAAQPGGGGGGGEGMFLTYLLSSDRLSRGEVYISVTELMLGGVDTTSNTLSWALYHLARDRPAQNRLQAEVDAVCPDRQPPGAPHLARMPYLRAVVKETLRLYPVVHGNGRLVSENEVVVDGFWFPKKTQFHLCHYAASHDEVEFTAPEEFLPQRWLQQESPSSHSGRATPGFYHHHPYSFIPFGVGVRGCVGKRLAEMEMHLALSRVRGEGETSDAAL; this is encoded by the exons ATGGACGGCTGCCGGGCGGCTGCAGCCGGGGCTCTCCGCCTCGCAGCGCTCTCCACCCGGACCCAGGGACCGCTGCGGCTCGGagccggaaccagaaccggaacctcGGTCTGGGCTCAGAGGAGCCTGAGCGAACCGGCGGCCGCAGAGCCGCGGAGGAGGCTGAAGAGCGCCGCGGAGCTTCCGGGACCCAGTTGGTTCACCACCTTGTACTGGCTGTTCATCAGGGGCTACGGAGCTAGAGGACACCTgctgcag TGCCTCCAGAAGCGGCGGTACGGCCCCATATGGCGGTCCCGGTTCGGTCCGTTCCAGCTGGTGAACGTGGCGAGTCCGCGGCTCATCGCCCAGGTGATCCAGCAGGAGGGCCGGTACCCGGTCCGGGTCGAGCTGCCGCACTGGAAGGAGTACCGGGACCTGAGGGGGCAGGCGTACGGCCTGCATGTGGA CTCTGGGCCGGAGTGGCACCGGATCCGCAGCGTCCTGAACCCCAAGATGCTGCGACCCAGAGAGGTGTCGGCCTTCGCCCCCGTGGTCCAGACCGTGGTGGACGACCTGCTGGCCCGGCTGGAGCTGCTGCGCCGCCGCAGCCCCGACGGCGCCACCGTGCCCGACCTGGCCGCCGAGCTCTACAAGTTTGGCTTTGAAG GTATTTCTGCCGTCCTGTTCGAGACGCGCCTCGGCTGCCTGCAGGAGGAAATCCCTGCCGACACGCTGCGCTTCATCGCCGCCGTCAACGACATGCTGACGCTGTCCGACCAGGTGGTGCTGCTGCCGCGCTGGAGCCGCGGGCTCCTCCCCTTCTGGGGACGCTTCGTCCAGGCCTGGGACGACCTCTACGGCGTAG GTCTGTGCCCTGCAGCTCAGAAGCTGGTGGACAGGCGGATGGCGGAGCTGGCGGCGCAGcctggcggcggcggcggcggcggtgaGGGGATGTTCCTGACGTACCTGCTGTCGTCTGATAGGCTGAGCAGAGGCGAGGTTTACATCAGCGTGACGGAGCTGATGCTGGGCGGCGTGGACACG ACGTCCAACACTCTGTCCTGGGCTCTGTACCACCTGGCCCGGGACCGACCCGCCCAGAACCGGCTGCAGGCCGAGGTCGACGCCGTCTGCCCCGACCGCCAGCCGCCCGGCGCGCCACACCTGGCCAGGATGCCCTACCTGAGGGCCGTCGTCAAGGAGACGCTGCG ccTGTATCCGGTGGTGCATGGAAACGGACGGCTGGTGTCAGAGAACGAGGTGGTGGTGGACGGGTTCTGGTTCCCTAAGAAG ACTCAGTTCCATCTGTGTCACTACGCTGCATCCCACGATGAGGTGGAGTTCACGGCGCCGGAGGAGTTCCTGCCGCAGCGCTGGCTGCAGCAGGAATCTCCCAGCAGCCACAGCGGCAGAGCCACGCCCGGTTTCTACCACCACCATCCTTACAGCTTCATCCCGTTTGGCGTCGGCGTGAGAGGCTGTGTGGGCAAGAGGCTGGCAGAGATGGAGATGCACCTGGCTCTGTCCAGGGTGAGGGGAGAGGGAGAGACCA GTGATGCAGCACTATGA
- the cyp27a2 gene encoding sterol 26-hydroxylase, mitochondrial isoform X1 yields the protein MDGCRAAAAGALRLAALSTRTQGPLRLGAGTRTGTSVWAQRSLSEPAAAEPRRRLKSAAELPGPSWFTTLYWLFIRGYGARGHLLQCLQKRRYGPIWRSRFGPFQLVNVASPRLIAQVIQQEGRYPVRVELPHWKEYRDLRGQAYGLHVDSGPEWHRIRSVLNPKMLRPREVSAFAPVVQTVVDDLLARLELLRRRSPDGATVPDLAAELYKFGFEGISAVLFETRLGCLQEEIPADTLRFIAAVNDMLTLSDQVVLLPRWSRGLLPFWGRFVQAWDDLYGVAQKLVDRRMAELAAQPGGGGGGGEGMFLTYLLSSDRLSRGEVYISVTELMLGGVDTTSNTLSWALYHLARDRPAQNRLQAEVDAVCPDRQPPGAPHLARMPYLRAVVKETLRLYPVVHGNGRLVSENEVVVDGFWFPKKVGGGRAAAAACLSVPLSVLTACLSLCPLQTQFHLCHYAASHDEVEFTAPEEFLPQRWLQQESPSSHSGRATPGFYHHHPYSFIPFGVGVRGCVGKRLAEMEMHLALSRVMQHYDVHPEVDSPLVEPKTRTLLIPSRPINLRFLPRA from the exons ATGGACGGCTGCCGGGCGGCTGCAGCCGGGGCTCTCCGCCTCGCAGCGCTCTCCACCCGGACCCAGGGACCGCTGCGGCTCGGagccggaaccagaaccggaacctcGGTCTGGGCTCAGAGGAGCCTGAGCGAACCGGCGGCCGCAGAGCCGCGGAGGAGGCTGAAGAGCGCCGCGGAGCTTCCGGGACCCAGTTGGTTCACCACCTTGTACTGGCTGTTCATCAGGGGCTACGGAGCTAGAGGACACCTgctgcag TGCCTCCAGAAGCGGCGGTACGGCCCCATATGGCGGTCCCGGTTCGGTCCGTTCCAGCTGGTGAACGTGGCGAGTCCGCGGCTCATCGCCCAGGTGATCCAGCAGGAGGGCCGGTACCCGGTCCGGGTCGAGCTGCCGCACTGGAAGGAGTACCGGGACCTGAGGGGGCAGGCGTACGGCCTGCATGTGGA CTCTGGGCCGGAGTGGCACCGGATCCGCAGCGTCCTGAACCCCAAGATGCTGCGACCCAGAGAGGTGTCGGCCTTCGCCCCCGTGGTCCAGACCGTGGTGGACGACCTGCTGGCCCGGCTGGAGCTGCTGCGCCGCCGCAGCCCCGACGGCGCCACCGTGCCCGACCTGGCCGCCGAGCTCTACAAGTTTGGCTTTGAAG GTATTTCTGCCGTCCTGTTCGAGACGCGCCTCGGCTGCCTGCAGGAGGAAATCCCTGCCGACACGCTGCGCTTCATCGCCGCCGTCAACGACATGCTGACGCTGTCCGACCAGGTGGTGCTGCTGCCGCGCTGGAGCCGCGGGCTCCTCCCCTTCTGGGGACGCTTCGTCCAGGCCTGGGACGACCTCTACGGCGTAG CTCAGAAGCTGGTGGACAGGCGGATGGCGGAGCTGGCGGCGCAGcctggcggcggcggcggcggcggtgaGGGGATGTTCCTGACGTACCTGCTGTCGTCTGATAGGCTGAGCAGAGGCGAGGTTTACATCAGCGTGACGGAGCTGATGCTGGGCGGCGTGGACACG ACGTCCAACACTCTGTCCTGGGCTCTGTACCACCTGGCCCGGGACCGACCCGCCCAGAACCGGCTGCAGGCCGAGGTCGACGCCGTCTGCCCCGACCGCCAGCCGCCCGGCGCGCCACACCTGGCCAGGATGCCCTACCTGAGGGCCGTCGTCAAGGAGACGCTGCG ccTGTATCCGGTGGTGCATGGAAACGGACGGCTGGTGTCAGAGAACGAGGTGGTGGTGGACGGGTTCTGGTTCCCTAAGAAGgtaggaggaggaagagctgcagcagccgcctgtctgtctgtccctCTGTCTGTCCTCACTGCCTGTCTGTCCCTCTGTCCCCTGCAGACTCAGTTCCATCTGTGTCACTACGCTGCATCCCACGATGAGGTGGAGTTCACGGCGCCGGAGGAGTTCCTGCCGCAGCGCTGGCTGCAGCAGGAATCTCCCAGCAGCCACAGCGGCAGAGCCACGCCCGGTTTCTACCACCACCATCCTTACAGCTTCATCCCGTTTGGCGTCGGCGTGAGAGGCTGTGTGGGCAAGAGGCTGGCAGAGATGGAGATGCACCTGGCTCTGTCCAGG GTGATGCAGCACTATGACGTTCATCCTGAAGTGGACTCTCCTCTCGTTGAGCCTAAAACCAGAACTCTCCTGATCCCATCCAGACCCATCAACCTGCGCTTCCTCCCCCGAGCCTGA
- the cyp27a2 gene encoding sterol 26-hydroxylase, mitochondrial isoform X2, translated as MDGCRAAAAGALRLAALSTRTQGPLRLGAGTRTGTSVWAQRSLSEPAAAEPRRRLKSAAELPGPSWFTTLYWLFIRGYGARGHLLQCLQKRRYGPIWRSRFGPFQLVNVASPRLIAQVIQQEGRYPVRVELPHWKEYRDLRGQAYGLHVDSGPEWHRIRSVLNPKMLRPREVSAFAPVVQTVVDDLLARLELLRRRSPDGATVPDLAAELYKFGFEGISAVLFETRLGCLQEEIPADTLRFIAAVNDMLTLSDQVVLLPRWSRGLLPFWGRFVQAWDDLYGVGLCPAAQKLVDRRMAELAAQPGGGGGGGEGMFLTYLLSSDRLSRGEVYISVTELMLGGVDTTSNTLSWALYHLARDRPAQNRLQAEVDAVCPDRQPPGAPHLARMPYLRAVVKETLRLYPVVHGNGRLVSENEVVVDGFWFPKKTQFHLCHYAASHDEVEFTAPEEFLPQRWLQQESPSSHSGRATPGFYHHHPYSFIPFGVGVRGCVGKRLAEMEMHLALSRVMQHYDVHPEVDSPLVEPKTRTLLIPSRPINLRFLPRA; from the exons ATGGACGGCTGCCGGGCGGCTGCAGCCGGGGCTCTCCGCCTCGCAGCGCTCTCCACCCGGACCCAGGGACCGCTGCGGCTCGGagccggaaccagaaccggaacctcGGTCTGGGCTCAGAGGAGCCTGAGCGAACCGGCGGCCGCAGAGCCGCGGAGGAGGCTGAAGAGCGCCGCGGAGCTTCCGGGACCCAGTTGGTTCACCACCTTGTACTGGCTGTTCATCAGGGGCTACGGAGCTAGAGGACACCTgctgcag TGCCTCCAGAAGCGGCGGTACGGCCCCATATGGCGGTCCCGGTTCGGTCCGTTCCAGCTGGTGAACGTGGCGAGTCCGCGGCTCATCGCCCAGGTGATCCAGCAGGAGGGCCGGTACCCGGTCCGGGTCGAGCTGCCGCACTGGAAGGAGTACCGGGACCTGAGGGGGCAGGCGTACGGCCTGCATGTGGA CTCTGGGCCGGAGTGGCACCGGATCCGCAGCGTCCTGAACCCCAAGATGCTGCGACCCAGAGAGGTGTCGGCCTTCGCCCCCGTGGTCCAGACCGTGGTGGACGACCTGCTGGCCCGGCTGGAGCTGCTGCGCCGCCGCAGCCCCGACGGCGCCACCGTGCCCGACCTGGCCGCCGAGCTCTACAAGTTTGGCTTTGAAG GTATTTCTGCCGTCCTGTTCGAGACGCGCCTCGGCTGCCTGCAGGAGGAAATCCCTGCCGACACGCTGCGCTTCATCGCCGCCGTCAACGACATGCTGACGCTGTCCGACCAGGTGGTGCTGCTGCCGCGCTGGAGCCGCGGGCTCCTCCCCTTCTGGGGACGCTTCGTCCAGGCCTGGGACGACCTCTACGGCGTAG GTCTGTGCCCTGCAGCTCAGAAGCTGGTGGACAGGCGGATGGCGGAGCTGGCGGCGCAGcctggcggcggcggcggcggcggtgaGGGGATGTTCCTGACGTACCTGCTGTCGTCTGATAGGCTGAGCAGAGGCGAGGTTTACATCAGCGTGACGGAGCTGATGCTGGGCGGCGTGGACACG ACGTCCAACACTCTGTCCTGGGCTCTGTACCACCTGGCCCGGGACCGACCCGCCCAGAACCGGCTGCAGGCCGAGGTCGACGCCGTCTGCCCCGACCGCCAGCCGCCCGGCGCGCCACACCTGGCCAGGATGCCCTACCTGAGGGCCGTCGTCAAGGAGACGCTGCG ccTGTATCCGGTGGTGCATGGAAACGGACGGCTGGTGTCAGAGAACGAGGTGGTGGTGGACGGGTTCTGGTTCCCTAAGAAG ACTCAGTTCCATCTGTGTCACTACGCTGCATCCCACGATGAGGTGGAGTTCACGGCGCCGGAGGAGTTCCTGCCGCAGCGCTGGCTGCAGCAGGAATCTCCCAGCAGCCACAGCGGCAGAGCCACGCCCGGTTTCTACCACCACCATCCTTACAGCTTCATCCCGTTTGGCGTCGGCGTGAGAGGCTGTGTGGGCAAGAGGCTGGCAGAGATGGAGATGCACCTGGCTCTGTCCAGG GTGATGCAGCACTATGACGTTCATCCTGAAGTGGACTCTCCTCTCGTTGAGCCTAAAACCAGAACTCTCCTGATCCCATCCAGACCCATCAACCTGCGCTTCCTCCCCCGAGCCTGA
- the LOC114140619 gene encoding uncharacterized protein LOC114140619, giving the protein MIPELLQVQRYVLTYRFSQDHLELLFNSIRASGGWNNNPSACQFQAIFRRLMVRCGVTPSETGNVAAQDNTVSLSAVEMSSPESNEEHPCPFARISAILDDHSYLPTKFGGLVENALVYISGFVVRQILRKLTCDPCRVSLIQDATPSSFDENYHLLTLKNNGGLVIPSQGVVKVVRAAERVIRGASPNHPPKLSAVTYIVREDIGTEDVFQLGEHTQETQFGIDNHHSDLLSLVVSVFLKIRMHHIAKVTCLGLQKGNTRKKLCKTVLFQGY; this is encoded by the exons ATGATTCCTGAACTGCTCCAAGTGCAGCGGTATGTCCTCACATACAGGTTCAGCCAAGATCACTTGGAGCTCCTGTTTAATTCCATCAGAGCGTCAG GTGGCTGGAATAACAACCCATCAGCATGCCAGTTCCAGGCCATCTTCCGCCGGCTGATGGTTCGGTGTGGGGTTACACCCAGTGAGACTGGCAATGTGGCAGCACAAGACAACACCGTGTCCCTGTCTGCTGTTGAAATGTCCTCTCCTGAATCTAATGAAGAGCATCCCTGTCCTTTTGCTAGGATTTCAGCCATTCTGGACGACCACAGCTATCTTCCGACCAAGTTTGGTGGTCTGGTAGAAAATGCCTTGGTTTACATATCTGGATTTGTTGTGAGGCAGATTCTGCGTAAACTAACCTGTGACCCATGTCGAGTCAGTTTGATTCAAGATGCCACACCGTCTTCATTTGATGAGAATTACCATcttctgactttgaaaaataatggcGGGTTAGTGATTCCCTCACAAGGCGTAGTGAAGGTGGTGAGAGCTGCAGAGAGGGTGATTCGTGGTGCTTCACCAAACCATCCTCCTAAGCTGTCCGCCGTCACATACATAGTCCGTGAAGACATTGGAACAGAAGATGTTTTCCAGCTTGGGGAACACACTCAGGAGACACAATTTGGCATTGACAATCACCATTCTGACTTGCTGTCATTggttgtgtctgtgtttctgaaGATAAGGATGCACCACATTGCAAAAGTCACATGTCTTGGTTTGCAGAAAGGCAACACCAGAAAAAAGCTCTGCAAAACTGTCCTATTTCAAGGCTATTag